A region from the Knoellia sp. p5-6-4 genome encodes:
- a CDS encoding NAD(P)/FAD-dependent oxidoreductase: MEPETPPAPHHRVAVVGTGFSGLGMAVRLAERGEDFVVLEKAGEVGGTWRENRYPGCACDVPSRLYSFSFDLKPDWSRDFATAGEIWDYLREVTDRRGLRRHIAFGADLVCAEWDDTSRRWSLRAADGREWTADALVLGVGALHEPRLPDVEGLEGFGGPVLHSARWPEDDGLDGRRVAVVGTGASAVQMVPELATRVSELTVFQRTPAWILPKSDRPWSARRQRLFRRWPALQRAVRWATFWELEARVPLFTRYPAVARLAQRLALRNLHRAVRDPEVRRGLTPRYTLGCKRVLLSNDYWPAFERVNVHLVTERITRVEPGAVVTAAGVRHEVDALVLGTGFDVTGSFERLDVRGPGGRSLAESWSGGMHTHLGITVAGFPELYLLLGPNTGLGHNSVVLMIEAATRYVLECLDRGRSGPSVTTVDAQRRFMEEVRRRSRRTVWATGCRSWYLDRFGNNTTLWPGSVVGYWWRTRRVDDAAFEPVRQRELVEENA; the protein is encoded by the coding sequence ATGGAGCCGGAGACCCCGCCCGCGCCACACCACCGCGTCGCCGTCGTCGGCACCGGGTTCTCGGGCCTGGGCATGGCGGTCAGGCTGGCCGAGCGCGGGGAGGACTTCGTCGTCCTCGAGAAGGCCGGCGAGGTGGGCGGCACCTGGCGCGAGAACCGCTACCCCGGATGCGCGTGCGACGTCCCCTCGCGGCTGTACTCCTTCTCCTTCGATCTCAAGCCCGACTGGAGCCGGGACTTCGCCACGGCGGGGGAGATCTGGGACTACCTGCGTGAGGTCACCGACCGGCGCGGCCTGCGTAGGCACATCGCCTTCGGCGCCGACCTCGTCTGCGCCGAGTGGGACGACACATCCCGGCGCTGGTCGCTCCGGGCCGCGGACGGCCGCGAGTGGACCGCCGACGCCCTCGTGCTCGGTGTCGGTGCCCTGCACGAGCCGCGCCTGCCCGACGTCGAGGGCCTCGAGGGCTTCGGTGGCCCGGTGCTGCACTCGGCTCGCTGGCCCGAGGACGACGGCCTCGACGGACGCCGGGTCGCCGTGGTCGGCACGGGCGCGAGCGCGGTGCAGATGGTGCCCGAGCTGGCCACCCGGGTCTCCGAGCTGACCGTCTTCCAGCGCACCCCGGCGTGGATCCTGCCGAAGAGCGACCGGCCCTGGAGCGCGCGTCGCCAGCGGCTGTTCCGCCGGTGGCCGGCCCTGCAGCGGGCGGTGCGCTGGGCCACGTTCTGGGAACTCGAGGCCCGCGTGCCGCTGTTCACCCGCTACCCGGCCGTGGCCCGACTCGCCCAACGGCTGGCGTTGCGAAACCTCCACCGAGCGGTCAGGGACCCGGAGGTCCGCCGCGGGCTCACGCCCCGCTACACGCTGGGCTGCAAGCGGGTACTGCTCTCCAACGACTACTGGCCGGCCTTCGAGCGCGTCAACGTCCACCTCGTGACCGAGCGGATCACGCGGGTCGAGCCGGGTGCGGTCGTCACGGCTGCTGGCGTGCGCCACGAGGTCGACGCCCTGGTGCTGGGCACGGGCTTCGACGTCACCGGCTCGTTCGAGCGGCTCGACGTCCGCGGGCCGGGCGGCCGCAGCCTGGCGGAGTCGTGGTCCGGTGGCATGCACACCCACCTCGGCATCACGGTCGCGGGCTTCCCCGAGCTCTACCTTCTCCTCGGGCCCAACACCGGCCTCGGCCACAACTCGGTGGTGCTCATGATCGAGGCGGCGACACGCTACGTGCTCGAGTGCCTCGACCGCGGTCGTTCCGGCCCCAGCGTCACCACGGTGGACGCGCAGCGCCGGTTCATGGAGGAGGTGCGGCGGCGCAGCCGGCGCACCGTCTGGGCCACGGGCTGCCGCAGCTGGTACCTCGACCGGTTCGGCAACAACACGACGCTGTGGCCGGGCTCGGTCGTGGGCTACTGGTGGCGCACGCGCCGCGTCGACGACGCGGCGTTCGAGCCGGTGAGGCAGCGAGAGCTCGTGGAGGAGAACGCATGA
- a CDS encoding SDR family oxidoreductase, giving the protein MVTGGGSGIGRAISAELARRGSHVVVADLDRGRAEEVAAGLGDRGSAAGVDVVDAEAVRELVAATTERHGRLDVMVNNAGVAIGGLLEELDERHWTRALDVNLRGVINGVTAAYPVMSAQRSGHILNTASLAGLIPAPAMLPYTTTKHAVVGLSTALRAEAASRGVRVSVLCPAFVDTPLLDDVYAAPASFGGGTSVRSRVRLVQPRFLTPEAVATRAVDGLAANKAVIPVGWLAHTLWRLNRFAPAVARGLVQAQVGVHRRLSR; this is encoded by the coding sequence ATCGTCACCGGCGGCGGCTCGGGCATCGGCCGGGCCATCTCCGCCGAGCTGGCGCGGCGGGGCAGCCACGTGGTCGTGGCCGACCTCGACCGCGGCCGGGCCGAGGAGGTGGCAGCCGGCCTCGGTGACCGCGGCAGTGCGGCCGGGGTCGACGTCGTCGACGCGGAGGCGGTGCGCGAGCTCGTCGCGGCGACCACCGAGCGACACGGCCGGCTCGACGTCATGGTCAACAACGCCGGCGTCGCCATCGGCGGCCTGCTCGAGGAGCTCGACGAGCGGCACTGGACCAGGGCCCTCGACGTGAACCTGCGCGGCGTGATCAACGGCGTCACCGCGGCATACCCCGTCATGAGCGCGCAGCGCTCCGGCCACATCCTCAACACGGCCTCGCTCGCGGGCCTCATACCGGCCCCCGCGATGCTGCCGTACACGACCACCAAGCACGCCGTCGTGGGCCTCTCCACCGCCCTGCGGGCGGAGGCGGCGAGCCGCGGAGTGCGGGTGAGCGTGCTCTGCCCCGCCTTCGTCGACACCCCTCTGCTCGACGACGTGTATGCCGCCCCGGCCTCCTTCGGGGGCGGCACGAGCGTCCGGTCGCGGGTGCGCCTGGTGCAGCCGAGGTTCCTGACCCCGGAGGCGGTGGCCACCCGCGCGGTCGACGGCCTCGCCGCCAACAAGGCGGTCATCCCGGTGGGCTGGCTGGCCCACACCCTGTGGCGGCTCAACCGGTTCGCGCCGGCCGTGGCCCGCGGGCTGGTGCAGGCGCAGGTCGGTGTGCACCGCAGGCTCAGCCGCTAG
- a CDS encoding Bax inhibitor-1/YccA family protein, whose translation MASNPVFNRIEREAEQGYAGFRDRGPQPPQPAAPAPSWGQPTMSDQQLQEMYNQPPASAVQAGRVTLDDVVMKTAGLFVLLLVFAGVGWALAPQFGPVIVLGGIALTLVLGLVIAFKKTVSVPLIVGYAVVEGLLVGAVSAVYADFYEGIVTQAVLATLSVFAGMLLAYKVGLIKVTDKFRRIMTMAIMGYALFAVVNLGYALITNTPFGFGGTGALGIGISIFAVGLASLSLAVDFDSIERAIAAGAPQKYSWLLAHGLIVTLVWLYLEILRLLGRLRSE comes from the coding sequence ATGGCCAGTAACCCGGTGTTCAACCGGATCGAGCGCGAGGCCGAGCAGGGCTACGCCGGCTTCCGTGACCGCGGACCCCAGCCGCCGCAGCCCGCGGCGCCTGCGCCGTCGTGGGGCCAGCCCACGATGAGCGACCAGCAGCTCCAGGAGATGTACAACCAGCCGCCGGCCAGCGCGGTGCAGGCCGGCCGGGTCACCCTCGACGACGTGGTCATGAAGACCGCCGGGCTCTTCGTCCTGCTGCTCGTCTTCGCGGGCGTCGGCTGGGCGCTCGCGCCGCAGTTCGGACCCGTCATCGTGCTGGGCGGCATCGCCCTCACCCTCGTGCTGGGCCTGGTCATCGCCTTCAAGAAGACCGTCAGCGTGCCCCTCATCGTCGGCTACGCCGTCGTCGAGGGCCTGCTCGTGGGCGCCGTCAGCGCTGTCTACGCCGACTTCTACGAGGGGATCGTCACCCAGGCGGTGCTGGCCACCCTGTCCGTCTTCGCGGGCATGCTCCTGGCCTACAAGGTCGGCCTGATCAAGGTCACCGACAAGTTCCGCCGCATCATGACCATGGCGATCATGGGCTACGCGCTCTTCGCGGTGGTCAACCTCGGCTACGCCCTCATCACCAACACGCCGTTCGGCTTCGGCGGCACCGGCGCCCTCGGCATCGGCATCTCGATCTTCGCGGTGGGCCTGGCCTCGCTGTCGCTCGCCGTCGACTTCGACTCGATCGAGCGCGCCATCGCGGCAGGAGCCCCGCAGAAGTACTCCTGGCTGCTGGCCCACGGCCTCATCGTGACGCTGGTCTGGCTGTACCTCGAGATCCTGCGCCTGCTCGGACGCCTGCGCAGCGAGTGA